The proteins below come from a single Thermotoga sp. KOL6 genomic window:
- the rpsP gene encoding 30S ribosomal protein S16, producing MVRIRLTRMGKRKQPFYRIVVVDSRKRRDGAYIESLGYYNPLKEGEIKINVEKAVEWILKGAQPSDTVRDIFRKFGVMKRVHEIKYEKKKEEEATSE from the coding sequence GTGGTTAGGATAAGACTCACAAGGATGGGAAAAAGAAAACAACCCTTTTACAGAATTGTGGTCGTTGATAGCAGAAAAAGGAGAGATGGAGCGTACATTGAATCCCTCGGTTATTACAACCCTTTAAAAGAGGGAGAAATAAAGATTAACGTTGAAAAAGCAGTGGAATGGATTTTGAAAGGTGCTCAACCGAGCGATACGGTGAGGGACATTTTCAGAAAATTCGGAGTGATGAAAAGGGTACACGAGATAAAGTACGAGAAGAAAAAAGAAGAGGAGGCAACTTCTGAATGA
- a CDS encoding KH domain-containing protein, which translates to MKELVEKILRGIVKHPEEVVVMEFEEEGKKVLEIVVNEEDIGQVIGKDGRTIKSLKILLSALMGDSKEITIRVVR; encoded by the coding sequence ATGAAAGAGTTGGTGGAGAAAATACTTCGGGGAATAGTAAAACACCCCGAAGAAGTTGTTGTCATGGAATTCGAAGAAGAAGGAAAAAAAGTACTCGAAATAGTAGTGAACGAAGAAGACATTGGGCAAGTCATAGGTAAAGATGGTAGGACTATAAAATCTTTGAAAATCCTCCTGAGTGCCCTCATGGGTGATTCCAAAGAGATCACCATCAGGGTGGTCAGGTGA